From the genome of Metarhizium brunneum chromosome 4, complete sequence, one region includes:
- the mrp-3 gene encoding Dihydrolipoyllysine-residue acetyltransferase component of pyruvate dehydrogenase complex encodes MLSAAIRRRILAPTHNALRTGFASHIVRYYASFPDHQVVKMPALSPTMQAGNIGSWQKKAGDSVAPGDVLVEIETDKAQMDFEFQEEGVIAKILKESGEKDVAVGSPIAILVEEGTDISAFEKFTLEDAGGNAQPAQPKQEEKSESQPAPSSAPATSAEPEQYSSEGKLETALDREPNVAPAAKRLARENGIGLDGVKGTGKGGKITEEDVKKAISSPAVASPAATFEDIPLSNMRKTIASRLQESVQKNPHFFVTSSLSVTKLLKLRQALNSSSEGKYKLSVNDFLIKAIAAASKKVPAVNSSWREGSIRQFNTVDVSVAVSTPTGLITPIVTGVDARGLESISGKVKELAKKARDNKLKPEEYQGGTISISNMGMNAAVDHFTAVINPPQAAILAVGTTKKVAVPVENDDGTTGVEWDDQITVTASFDHKVVDGAVGAEWIREFKKVIENPLELLL; translated from the exons ATGCTCAGCGCCGCCATTCGGAGGCGAATCCTCGCCCCAACTCACAATGCTCTCCGCACCGGCTTCGCCTCTCATATTGTGAGATACTATGCCTCTTTTCCGGACCACCAGGTTGTCAAGATGCCTGCTCTCTCCCCGACTATGCAGGCCGGCAATATTGGTTCTTGGCAGAAGAAGGCTGGCGATTCCGTTGCCCCTGGTGATGTCCTGGTAGAGATTGAGACCGATAAGGCCCAGATGGACTTTGAATTCCAGGAGGAGGGTGTAATTGCCAAGATTCTGAAAGAATCCGGCGAGAAGGACGTCGCGGTCGGCAGC CccattgccattcttgtTGAGGAGGGAACCGATATCTCAGCCTTCGAGAAGTTCACCCTGGAGGATGCCGGTGGTAATGCGCAGCCAGCTCAGCCCAAGCAGGAAGAAAAGTCCGAATCGCAACCCGCTCCGTCGTCAGCCCCTGCGACCTCTGCCGAGCCAGAGCAATACTCATCCGAGGGCAAGCTTGAGACTGCCCTTGACCGTGAGCCCAACGTTGCCCCTGCCGCTAAGCGACTTGCGCGTGAAAATGGTATCGGCCTGGATGGCGTCAAGGGGACTGGAAAGGGCGGGAAGATTACAGAGGAGGATGTAAAGAAGGCTATCAGCAGTCCCGCTGTAGCATCTCCTGCCGCCACATTCGAGGATATTCCTCTGAGTAACATGCGCAAGACCATCGCCAGCCGCCTTCAGGAGTCAGTCCAGAAGAACCCACACTTCTTTGTGACCAGCTCGCTCTCCGTCACCAAACTGCTGAAACTCCGACAGGCATTGAACAGCTCTTCTGAGGGCAAGTACAAGCTCTCTGTCAACGACTTCCTCATCAAGGCTATTGCCGCGGCTAGCAAAAAGGTTCCTGCTGTCAACTCCAGCTGGCGAGAGGGCTCCATTCGCCAGTTCAACACCGTTGACGTGTCCGTTGCTGTTTCCACCCCGACGGGCTTGATCACCCCCATTGTCACTGGTGTAGATGCCCGTGGCCTCGAGTCCATTTCTGGaaaggtcaaggagctgGCTAAGAAAGCTCGCgacaacaagctcaagcCTGAGGAGTACCAGGGCGGtaccatctccatctccaacatgGGAATGAACGCTGCTGTCGACCACTTTACTGCTGTCATCAATCCCCCTCAAGCTGCTATTCTCGCCGTTGGTACCACCAAGAAGGTTGCCGTGCCCGTGGAGAACGATGATGGCACCACCGGTGTCGAGTGGGATGACCAGATCACCGTCACTGCCAGCTTCGACCACAAGGTCGTTGATGGCGCCGTCGGTGCTGAGTGGATCCGTGAGTTCAAAAAGGTCATTGAGAACCCTCTTGAGCTGCTTCTGTGA
- the lepB_5 gene encoding Transcription factor lepE, with protein sequence MSSQDQASSSNDGDTGARGAPADIPEKKRRRPPLACEQCRRRKIKCDRNSPCGHCTRARIPNCTYAPIYIPESKAGRKTSSKLPSTRAGGAAQRPVLPAPSPDAKPTTGEGREVVTESLGPSKASSSGPSSNVGSASDSSNVDWLIARVHELEDKLANVVHITEPRGNSFVSGKEDSVAPLAGVISKTRYFGNSHWITVTDLLPTEFAILGRAEADKADVYHTLVKCKTLGRKIKKNRQRPLSSEKLGDTIPLKELADQLIENYLRTFEGVLRILHVPTFRLEYEKYWQNPGAANMCFVMQMQLCLALGATIYDEIFSMRAMAMHWVYEAQLWLMLPAEKSKMTIPGIQNLCLLVLAKSCCGVGQDLTWITMGSLVRMAMYMGLHRDPKHLGKMTVYRAEIRRRLWATVLELNLQCAFEAGGSPLLHTTDYDTEPPANFNDDQLVDENDGEIPVGPSSDTPTETSVQLAILKSLPLRLNLLRLVNDFRASRPYDEILRLNSELTKACRELSHKLSCLQTKDAGSRGSTINYFHVSVAELFLYRFFHALHLTAIAKSFNDHRFYFSRRMCLDSALKLLSLWGLSGKPLNTQAEGQMDFVRIVDNASGLFRYINVQSLFFVAVELIHQKQGHSVSLGYIPSIGDSDLRACLESAKSWSLERVRAGETNGKGHCFLAACLGHIDALTSGLSQEEVDTAILRGATESANSCLVALTEVAKREGVPSEESTPEPTDMDGVTNMPLEWMGDWAWDDMSGISWEPWSQNTFGGGMEQSLPGHF encoded by the exons ATGTCGAGCCAAGATCAagcatcctcctccaacGACGGAGATACTGGTGCGCGGGGTGCACCGGCCGACATTCCTGAAAAGAAACGGAGACGTCCTCCGCTTGCCTGTGAGCAGTGCAGAAGGCGAAAGATAAAGTGCGACAGGAATTCACCGTGTGGACACTGTACCCGGGCAAGAATTCCCAACTGCACGTACGCTCCCATCTACATCCCAGAGTCCAAGGCGGGGAGGAAAACATCCTCTAAGCTGCCGAGTACCAGGGCTGGTGGTGCAGCACAGAGGCCGGTGCTGCCAGCTCCATCTCCAGACGCAAAACCCACGACAGGAGAAGGGCGCGAAGTTGTAACCGAGTCTCTTGGCCCGTCCAAGGCCTCATCCAGCGGTCCGAGTTCCAATGTCGGCTCAGCTTCTGACTCGTCCAACGTCGATTGGTTGATTGCCAGAGTCCATGAACTCGAAGACAAGCTTGCCAATGTCGTTCACATCACCGAGCCCAGGGGCAATTCCTTCGTCTCAGGAAAAGAGGACTCGGTGGCTCCCCTTGCTGGAGTCATCTCCAAAACAAGATACTTCGGAAACAGCCACTGGATAACTGTTACTGATTTG CTCCCAACAGAATTCGCCATACTCGGGCGTGCTGAAGCAGACAAGGCTGATGTATACCACACGCTAGTTAAATGCAAAACCCTAGGTCGCAAAATTAAGAAGAATCGCCAGCGGCCTCTGTCTTCTGAGAAACTTGGGGATACAATTCCGCTGAAAGAACTCGCCGATCAACTGATAGAGAATTACCTGCGCACTTTTGAAGGTGTCTTGCGCATTCTTCATGTGCCAACCTTCCGCCTCGAATATGAGAAATATTGGCAGAACCCTGGTGCCGCCAATATGTGTTTCGTGATGCAAATGCAACTCTGTTTGGCTCTCGGTGCCACTATATACGATGAAATATTTTCCATGAGGGCCATGGCGATGCATTGGGTCTACGAGGCCCAGCTATGGCTGATGCTCCCGGCGGAGAAGAGCAAAATGACGATTCCCGGTATACAAAACCTATGTCTCTTAGTACTGGCCAAGTCCTGCTGTGGCGTCGGCCAGGACCTCACTTGGATAACGATGGGCAGTCTTGTAAGAATGGCCATGTACATGGGTCTTCATCGAGACCCAAAACATCTGGGGAAGATGACTGTTTACAGAGCCGAGATTCGCCGGCGCCTATGGGCCACGGTTTTGGAGCTGAACTTGCAGTGTGCGTTCGAGGCTGGCGGTTCTCCGTTGCTTCATACCACAGACTATGATACTGAACCCCCTGCCAACTTTAACGATGACCAGCTGGTCGATGAAAACGATGGCGAGATACCTGTAGGACCATCGTCTGACACACCGACCGAGACATCTGTCCAGCTTGCCATCCTCAAGTCGCTCCCGCTGCGGCTCAATCTTCTCAGGCTTGTCAACGACTTTCGCGCATCACGCCCATATGATGAAATACTGCGATTAAACTCGGAGCTGACAAAGGCCTGCCGAGAGCTGTCACACAAGCTATCCTGTCTGCAGACGAAAGATGCCGGCTCAAGAGGTTCGACAATCAACTACTTCCACGTCTCGGTGGCGGAACTCTTCCTGTATCGGTTTTTCCACGCGCTTCATCTAACCGCCATCGCAAAGTCCTTCAACGATCatagattttatttttccCGAAGAATGTGCCTGGACAGCGCACTCAAACTTCTCAGCCTCTGGGGTTTGTCGGGCAAGCCGTTGAACACACAGGCCGAGGGTCAAATGGACTTTGTGCGAATCGTGGACAATGCCTCTGGGCTTTTCCGTTACATCAATGTGCAGTCGTTATTCTTCGTCGCTGTAGAGCTCATTCATCAGAAACAGGGCCATTCGGTCAGCCTCGGGTATATTCCTTCCATTGGCGACTCCGACCTGCGAGCCTGTTTGGAGTCTGCAAAGTCCTGGTCTTTGGAGCGGGTTCGGGCGGGGGAGACCAACGGCAAGGGCCACTGCTTTCTAGCAGCGTGCCTGGGCCATATTGATGCTCTCACCTCAGGCCTGTCTCAGGAAGAGGTGGACACGGCGATTCTGCGAGGGGCGACGGAATCAGCAAACAGCTGCTTGGTAGCTCTCACCGAGGTGGCCAAGAGAGAGGGAGTGCCGTCCGAGGAGTCGACGCCCGAACCGACGGACATGGATGGCGTCACCAACATGCCACTCGAGTGGATGGGTGATTGGGCGTGGGATGACATGAGCGGCATATCATGGGAACCATGGTCCCAGAACACGTTCGGCGGCGGGATGGAGCAGAGTCTTCCTGGGCACTTTTAG